A window of the Lactuca sativa cultivar Salinas chromosome 5, Lsat_Salinas_v11, whole genome shotgun sequence genome harbors these coding sequences:
- the LOC111908085 gene encoding uncharacterized protein LOC111908085, translating into MFTSEQWNRSKFSKLDGGTHTANTILTPNFWNNIDIAVKIGCSLLSVLRLVDGERKPPMGYIYEAMDRAKEAIAQAFKNKEDKYAEVFKIIDRRWNCQLHQPLHAAGHYLNPTLYYENPNVENDDEVMSGLMSCIHKLALNEDEEMKIHVQLPIYRSAQGIFGNPIAKKMRVKIAPAEWWTQYGASAPTLKKFAVKVLSLTCSSSGCERNWSVFEHLHSKKRNWLEQQKLNDLVYIKYNRALRRRYNMRDTIDPIILDDANVLDPTELLMGGEEEEEDAPVFEGENLTWGQVANAVGACEPPYSTISRNRGAVDKSASSCRGRCLIDEDDDNNLGEEENDVAAYKDFELSSVQDDDDEPVYEDLDDL; encoded by the exons atgttcactTCTGAACAATGGAACAGAAGCAAGTTTTCAAAGTTGGATGGAGGCACGCACACGGCAAATACTATATTGACGCCTAACTTTTGGAACAATATAGATATTGCAGTGAAAATTGGTTGTTCGTTGTTAAGTGTGCTTCGGTTAGTTGACGGAGAGAGAAAGCCTCCAATGGGTTACATATATGAGGCGATGGATAGAGCAAAAGAGGCGATTGCTCAGGCTTTCAAAAACAAAGAAGATAAGTATGCAGAAGTCTTCAAAATCATTGACAGGAGGTGGAATTGCCAATTACATCAACCTTTGCATGCTGCTGGGCATTACTTGAATCCGACCTTGTATTATGAAAATCCGAATGTGGAAAATGATGATGAAGTGATGAGTGGATTGATGTCGTGTATTCATAAATTAGCATTGAATgaggacgaggagatgaagattCATGTCCAGCTCCCAATATACCGAAGTGCACAAGGGATCTTCGGGAACCCGATAGCGAAGAAAATGAGAGTAAAAATTGCACCag CGGAGTGGTGGACGCAATATGGAGCATCAGCCCCGACATTAAAAAAGTTTGCGGTCAAGGTGCTAAGTCTTACTTGTAGCTCGTCAGGTTGTGAGAGGAATTGGAGCGTATTTGAACAT TTACATTCTAAGAAAAGAAACTGGCTAGAGCAACAAAAGTTGAATGACCTTGTTTATATCAAGTATAATCGGGCTTTAAGAAGGAGGTACAATATGCGTGATACGATTGACCCAATTATATTGGACGATGCAAATGTTCTAGATCCGACTGAGTTGTTGATGGGAGgcgaagaagaggaggaagatgCCCCGGTCTTTGAGGGTGAGAATTTAACATGGGGTCAAGTTGCAAATGCTGTTGGGGCATGTGAGCCACCTTATTCTACAATAAGCAGGAATAGGGGGGCTGTTGACAAGTCCGCATCGAGCTGTAGAGGAAGATGTTTAATAGATGAGGATGATGACAATAACTTGGGTGAAGAAGAAAATGATGTAGCTGCTTATAAAGATTTTGAGCTGTCATCTGttcaagatgatgatgatgagcctGTCTATGAAGATCTAGATGATCTTTGA
- the LOC111908086 gene encoding AP-1 complex subunit sigma-1 isoform X1, with product MRIWFHFPKFSRIGIHENIQFVLLISRQGKVRLTKWYSPYSQKERTKVIRELSGMILTRGPKLCNFVEWKGFKVVYKRYASLYFCMCVNQEDNELEILEIIHHFVEILDRYFGSVCELDLIFNFHKAYYILDEVLIAGELQESSKKTVSRLVSAQDSLVEAVKEETNSISNIIAQATK from the exons ATGAGGATTTGGTTTCACTTTCCAAAGTTCTCCAGGATTGGGATACATGAAAAT ATTCAATTTGTTCTCTTAATAAGTCGACAAGGAAAGGTTAGACTGACAAAATGGTATTCACCTTATTCCCAAAAGGAACGAACTAAG gTTATAAGAGAGCTGAGCGGGATGATTCTCACACGTGGTCCCAAGCTTTGCAATTTTGTTGAGTGGAAGGGATTTAAAGTTGTTTATAAAAG ATATGCAAGCCTCTACTTTTGTATGTGTGTTAATCAGGAAGACAATGAATTGGAGATTCTTGAAATCATTCATCATTTTGTTGAGATTCTTGATCGTTACTTTGGAAGT GTTTGTGAGCTggatttgatctttaattttcaTAAG GCATACTACATACTGGATGAAGTTTTAATAGCAGGAGAACTTCAAGAATCAAGCAAAAAGACAGTTTCCCGTTTAGTATCTGCACAg GATTCTTTAGTGGAGGCAGTGAAAGAAGAAACAAATTCTATAAGCAATATAATTGCACAGGCAACCAAGTAA
- the LOC111908086 gene encoding AP-1 complex subunit sigma-2 isoform X2, which translates to MIQFVLLISRQGKVRLTKWYSPYSQKERTKVIRELSGMILTRGPKLCNFVEWKGFKVVYKRYASLYFCMCVNQEDNELEILEIIHHFVEILDRYFGSVCELDLIFNFHKAYYILDEVLIAGELQESSKKTVSRLVSAQDSLVEAVKEETNSISNIIAQATK; encoded by the exons ATG ATTCAATTTGTTCTCTTAATAAGTCGACAAGGAAAGGTTAGACTGACAAAATGGTATTCACCTTATTCCCAAAAGGAACGAACTAAG gTTATAAGAGAGCTGAGCGGGATGATTCTCACACGTGGTCCCAAGCTTTGCAATTTTGTTGAGTGGAAGGGATTTAAAGTTGTTTATAAAAG ATATGCAAGCCTCTACTTTTGTATGTGTGTTAATCAGGAAGACAATGAATTGGAGATTCTTGAAATCATTCATCATTTTGTTGAGATTCTTGATCGTTACTTTGGAAGT GTTTGTGAGCTggatttgatctttaattttcaTAAG GCATACTACATACTGGATGAAGTTTTAATAGCAGGAGAACTTCAAGAATCAAGCAAAAAGACAGTTTCCCGTTTAGTATCTGCACAg GATTCTTTAGTGGAGGCAGTGAAAGAAGAAACAAATTCTATAAGCAATATAATTGCACAGGCAACCAAGTAA